A window of the Agromyces mariniharenae genome harbors these coding sequences:
- a CDS encoding aminotransferase class I/II-fold pyridoxal phosphate-dependent enzyme has product MSDFSPAPGLQPWQRTAAGAGLLDADGRIAATIFAEMSALAARTGAINLGQGFPDEDGPAEVLEAARQAIADGVNQYPPGIGMPVLREAVAAHQRRWYGLEVDAASEVLVTAGATEALAATLLAFVDAGDEVVTFEPSYDAYAALVARAGGVHRTVPLRFPDWRPDPAELEAAVTDRTRVILVNSPHNPTGAVLDRETLELVVRLAERHDAIIVTDEVYEHLTFGARHTPIATLPGAWERTVSISSGGKTFSTTGWKIGWITAPASLVTAVLAVKQYLTFVNGAPFQPAIATGLGLPDAFFTDAAAELRAKRDLLAGGLEAAGFAVSRPEAGYFIVADAAPLGYRDGAVLCRELPERAGVVGVPVSAFVHPDRQDAYRSLVRFAFCKRHAVLEDATARLAGLAVG; this is encoded by the coding sequence GTGAGCGACTTCTCCCCCGCACCCGGCCTGCAGCCCTGGCAGCGCACGGCCGCCGGCGCCGGCCTGCTCGACGCCGACGGCCGCATCGCCGCCACGATCTTCGCCGAGATGAGCGCCCTCGCCGCGCGCACCGGCGCGATCAACCTCGGCCAGGGGTTCCCCGACGAGGACGGGCCCGCCGAGGTGCTCGAGGCCGCCCGGCAGGCCATCGCCGACGGGGTCAACCAGTACCCGCCGGGCATCGGCATGCCCGTGCTGCGCGAGGCGGTCGCCGCGCACCAGCGCCGCTGGTACGGGCTCGAGGTCGACGCGGCATCCGAGGTGCTCGTGACCGCGGGCGCGACGGAGGCGCTCGCCGCGACCCTCCTCGCGTTCGTCGACGCCGGCGACGAGGTCGTGACGTTCGAGCCCTCCTACGACGCCTACGCAGCCCTCGTCGCGCGTGCCGGCGGGGTGCATCGCACGGTGCCGCTCAGGTTCCCCGACTGGCGACCCGACCCGGCCGAGCTCGAGGCGGCGGTCACCGATCGCACGCGCGTCATCCTCGTGAACTCGCCGCACAACCCCACGGGCGCGGTGCTCGACCGCGAGACGCTCGAGCTCGTCGTGCGCCTCGCCGAGCGGCACGACGCGATCATCGTCACCGACGAGGTGTACGAGCACCTCACCTTCGGCGCTCGACACACCCCCATCGCGACGCTGCCCGGCGCCTGGGAGCGCACCGTGTCGATCTCATCGGGCGGCAAGACCTTCTCGACGACCGGCTGGAAGATCGGCTGGATCACCGCGCCCGCCTCGCTCGTGACCGCCGTGCTCGCCGTCAAGCAGTACCTCACGTTCGTGAACGGCGCGCCGTTCCAGCCGGCGATCGCGACCGGGCTGGGGCTTCCCGATGCGTTCTTCACGGACGCCGCGGCCGAGCTCCGCGCGAAGCGCGACCTGCTCGCGGGCGGCCTCGAGGCCGCGGGCTTCGCGGTCTCGCGCCCCGAGGCGGGCTACTTCATCGTCGCGGATGCCGCGCCCCTCGGCTACCGCGACGGCGCCGTGCTGTGCCGGGAGCTGCCCGAGCGTGCCGGCGTGGTCGGCGTGCCCGTGTCGGCGTTCGTGCACCCCGACCGCCAGGACGCGTACCGCAGCCTCGTGCGCTTCGCGTTCTGCAAGCGGCACGCGGTGCTCGAGGACGCGACGGCGCGGCTCGCGGGGCTCGCGGTCGGCTGA
- a CDS encoding NYN domain-containing protein: MAQPHDLLAVLVDADNVPPSTIGAVLTEVARFGTASVKRVYGDWTKPNLSSWKQVASEHVIQPIQQFANTVGKNATDSALIIDAMDLLYTRRFHGFCIVSSDSDFTRLASRIREEGVTVYGFGERKTPEAFRNACDRFTYLDVLDQPATESTSAARTRVPPPRLRSDTKLVSGLRTSVTTASGEDGWANLATVGQLMRKQHPDFDSRNWGYAKLSELVRATELFHIETRPAGGLQLQNRKKNGD; the protein is encoded by the coding sequence ATGGCGCAGCCTCACGACCTCCTCGCCGTTCTTGTGGACGCTGACAACGTGCCGCCTTCGACAATCGGTGCAGTCCTTACCGAGGTCGCACGTTTCGGCACTGCCTCGGTCAAGCGGGTCTACGGCGACTGGACCAAGCCGAACCTAAGCAGTTGGAAGCAGGTTGCGAGCGAGCATGTGATTCAGCCAATCCAGCAGTTTGCCAACACGGTCGGCAAGAACGCGACCGACAGTGCGTTGATCATCGACGCCATGGACCTGCTGTACACGCGCCGATTTCACGGGTTCTGCATCGTGTCATCCGACAGCGACTTCACCCGTCTCGCGTCTCGCATCCGCGAAGAGGGTGTCACCGTCTATGGGTTCGGTGAGCGGAAGACGCCCGAAGCATTCCGTAACGCGTGCGATCGGTTCACTTACCTGGACGTGCTCGACCAGCCAGCAACGGAGAGCACCTCTGCAGCGCGCACTCGCGTTCCGCCGCCGAGACTGCGCAGCGACACAAAGCTTGTCTCCGGGCTACGAACGAGTGTCACCACCGCATCGGGAGAGGACGGATGGGCGAACCTTGCCACGGTGGGCCAGCTAATGCGGAAACAACATCCCGACTTCGACTCACGAAACTGGGGCTACGCAAAACTCTCCGAGCTGGTTCGCGCGACGGAACTCTTCCACATCGAAACCCGACCGGCCGGCGGACTGCAACTGCAGAACAGAAAGAAGAATGGCGACTGA
- a CDS encoding ABC transporter ATP-binding protein gives MTDAAAAALAATETYAIRAEGLGIRFRRNRRGRRSFKDLLAGRRRRTRPGEFWALRNLTMEVRPGEAIGVVGRNGQGKSTLLKLVAGVMMPDEGRVVVTGGVAPLIEITGGFVDDLTVRDNVYLTAGLHGMTRSQIDAKFDEIIGFADIADFLDTPYKHLSSGMKVRIAFAVISQLEEPIILVDEVLAVGDKAFREKCYRRIEELLEGGRTLFFVSHNERDLRRFCTRGLYLDKGALVLDGPIDDVLERYNAEHGTT, from the coding sequence ATGACGGATGCCGCAGCCGCCGCCCTCGCCGCCACGGAGACGTACGCGATCCGTGCCGAGGGCCTCGGCATCCGCTTCCGCCGCAACCGGCGCGGTCGCCGGTCGTTCAAGGACCTGCTCGCCGGGCGCCGGCGTCGGACGCGGCCCGGCGAGTTCTGGGCGCTGCGGAACCTCACGATGGAGGTCCGCCCCGGCGAGGCCATCGGCGTGGTCGGACGCAACGGCCAGGGCAAGTCGACGCTGCTGAAGCTCGTGGCGGGCGTCATGATGCCCGACGAGGGCCGTGTCGTCGTCACGGGCGGCGTCGCCCCGCTGATCGAGATCACCGGCGGTTTCGTCGACGACCTGACCGTGCGCGACAACGTGTACCTGACGGCGGGCCTGCACGGCATGACGCGCTCCCAGATCGACGCGAAGTTCGACGAGATCATCGGGTTCGCCGACATCGCGGACTTCCTCGACACGCCGTACAAGCACCTCTCGAGCGGCATGAAGGTGCGCATCGCGTTCGCGGTGATCTCGCAGCTCGAGGAGCCCATCATCCTCGTCGACGAGGTGCTCGCCGTCGGCGACAAGGCGTTCCGCGAGAAGTGCTACCGGCGCATCGAGGAGCTCCTCGAAGGAGGCCGCACGCTGTTCTTCGTCTCGCACAACGAGCGCGACCTGCGACGCTTCTGCACGCGCGGCCTGTACCTCGACAAGGGCGCGCTCGTGCTCGACGGGCCGATCGACGACGTGCTCGAGCGCTACAACGCGGAGCACGGCACGACGTAG
- a CDS encoding CDP-alcohol phosphatidyltransferase family protein yields the protein MSQAGPAQARPTSIAELRAVTQPPEVRGRRNAEHWTASLYLRRFSPYLTWLLLKTPISANGVTGLMILVGWSTAAALLIPGIWGALLAVVLGQLQMLVDCCDGEVARWRRTSSPAGVFLDKVGHYTTEALIPLALGIRAAAYPLEFPADFLWTTVGALLALVIVLNKALNDMVHVARANAGLPKLADTHGETAPRGGLIAKLRKAARFLPFHRLYHSVELTLIALAAAIVGLFAGQPLVDRVVVIALLPLAALSLLGHFVAIMASRRVRS from the coding sequence ATGTCACAAGCCGGTCCGGCCCAGGCCAGGCCCACGAGCATCGCCGAGCTCCGCGCCGTCACCCAGCCGCCCGAGGTCCGCGGCCGACGCAACGCCGAGCACTGGACGGCGTCGCTCTACCTCCGTCGCTTCTCGCCGTACCTCACGTGGCTCCTGCTGAAGACCCCGATCTCCGCCAACGGCGTCACGGGCCTCATGATCCTCGTCGGCTGGTCGACCGCCGCGGCCCTGCTCATCCCGGGCATCTGGGGCGCGCTGCTCGCGGTCGTGCTCGGCCAGCTGCAGATGCTCGTCGACTGCTGCGACGGCGAGGTCGCCCGCTGGCGCCGCACGTCGTCGCCCGCCGGCGTCTTCCTCGACAAGGTCGGCCACTACACGACCGAGGCGCTCATCCCGCTCGCGCTCGGCATCCGCGCCGCCGCGTACCCGCTCGAGTTCCCGGCCGACTTCCTCTGGACGACCGTCGGCGCGCTGCTCGCGCTCGTCATCGTGCTGAACAAGGCGCTCAACGACATGGTGCACGTGGCGCGCGCGAACGCCGGCCTGCCGAAGCTCGCCGACACGCACGGCGAGACCGCGCCGCGCGGCGGGCTCATCGCGAAGCTCCGCAAGGCCGCGCGCTTCCTGCCGTTCCACCGCCTGTACCACTCGGTCGAGCTCACGCTCATCGCGCTCGCCGCGGCCATCGTGGGCCTCTTCGCCGGACAGCCGCTCGTCGACCGCGTCGTCGTGATCGCGCTGCTGCCGCTCGCGGCGCTCTCGCTCCTGGGGCACTTCGTCGCGATCATGGCCTCCCGCCGTGTCCGGTCCTGA
- a CDS encoding glycosyltransferase family 2 protein has product MGTRPDDLARGIRSVLEQRDVDVDVVCVGNGWNPASAEPPLPSAVKTLHLPENLGIPAGRNRGVPEVSGDVLFFLDDDAFLPSPRFLADGCRELADRPELGLIQPRVVDPTGKVSPRRWIPRIRKGDPARSSNVFSCWEGAVLMPRAVFHATGGWADPFFYAHEGIELAWRVWDTGHVAWYAGDLEAGHPVIDPARHAYYYRLNARNRVWLARRNLPLVLVPFYVGSWTAIQVLRWFRNPSALKAWFGGWRAGWREDPGERRPMRWRTVWRMTLAGRPPIV; this is encoded by the coding sequence ATGGGGACTCGGCCCGACGACCTCGCGCGCGGCATCCGGAGCGTGCTCGAGCAGCGGGACGTCGACGTCGACGTCGTGTGCGTCGGCAACGGCTGGAACCCCGCGAGCGCCGAGCCGCCGTTGCCGAGCGCGGTGAAGACGCTGCACCTGCCCGAGAACCTCGGCATCCCCGCCGGACGCAACCGCGGCGTGCCCGAGGTGTCGGGCGACGTGCTGTTCTTCCTCGACGACGACGCGTTCCTGCCGAGCCCGCGCTTCCTGGCCGACGGATGCCGCGAGCTCGCCGACCGGCCCGAGCTCGGCCTCATCCAGCCCCGCGTCGTCGACCCCACGGGCAAGGTGTCGCCGCGGCGCTGGATCCCACGCATCCGCAAGGGCGACCCGGCGCGCTCGAGCAACGTGTTCTCGTGCTGGGAGGGCGCCGTCCTCATGCCGCGCGCCGTGTTCCACGCCACGGGCGGCTGGGCGGATCCGTTCTTCTACGCGCACGAGGGCATCGAGCTGGCGTGGCGGGTGTGGGACACCGGCCACGTCGCGTGGTACGCGGGCGACCTCGAGGCGGGGCATCCGGTCATCGACCCGGCGCGCCACGCGTACTACTACCGCCTCAACGCGCGGAACCGCGTGTGGCTCGCCCGGCGCAACCTGCCGCTCGTGCTCGTGCCCTTCTACGTCGGCTCGTGGACGGCGATCCAGGTGCTGCGCTGGTTCCGCAACCCGTCGGCCCTGAAGGCGTGGTTCGGCGGCTGGCGCGCGGGCTGGCGCGAGGATCCGGGGGAGCGGCGTCCGATGCGGTGGCGCACGGTGTGGCGGATGACGCTCGCGGGCCGGCCGCCGATCGTCTGA
- a CDS encoding S1C family serine protease, translating to MTDTTDGSTGEAREGVVDATSATPEPAASQAAEAAATTPETPAASSETPAPEAAPAAPATAPATQAPAAPAPAASAQAAAAPAAPEPVPAAQATGTVYQPGQAPQPYAAPAPAAASAQQTAPTQPVSGQVPPAFGGPRPGDAQPTGSYAGVPPYGTQPGQPAQAGQPAPKQRRVGLGVAAAIVAAALIGGASGAGITALISSNQAPATSDSAGSAQNIVVNDTDSVNQITAVAAKASPSVVTISVSGGQAGGTGSGIILSEDGYVLTNTHVVTLDGATGDPTIQVKTSDGHLYAAELVGTDPLSDLAVIKLVDASGLTPLEFADSDKLNVGDTAIAIGAPLGLSGTVTNGIISALNRSIDVASSAAPTTPDDSQGDSGEGDQGQGDGQSPFDFFFDLPDPDSGESQAPQASAGQVSLPVIQTDAAINPGNSGGALLDSEGKLIGVNVAILSAGGSSTEAGNIGVGFAVPSNLAKRISEEIIESGAATHGLLGATVTSAEADGESDTVGALISEVSSGGAAEQAGLQAGDVVTEFNGVPITDQTDLTAQVRALPGGAKAEITFTRDGDSQTATVTLGTFEG from the coding sequence ATGACCGACACCACTGACGGTTCGACGGGGGAGGCCCGCGAGGGCGTCGTCGACGCCACCTCCGCAACCCCTGAGCCCGCCGCGAGCCAGGCCGCGGAGGCCGCCGCGACGACCCCCGAGACCCCCGCCGCGTCGTCGGAGACGCCGGCACCCGAGGCGGCTCCGGCCGCGCCCGCCACCGCTCCCGCGACGCAGGCTCCGGCCGCGCCCGCCCCCGCGGCATCCGCGCAGGCTGCCGCCGCGCCCGCCGCCCCCGAGCCGGTCCCGGCCGCCCAGGCGACCGGCACGGTCTACCAGCCCGGCCAGGCCCCGCAGCCCTACGCCGCGCCGGCGCCCGCCGCGGCATCCGCGCAGCAGACGGCTCCGACGCAGCCCGTGAGCGGCCAGGTGCCGCCCGCGTTCGGCGGACCCCGCCCCGGCGACGCGCAGCCGACCGGCTCCTACGCCGGTGTGCCGCCGTACGGCACGCAGCCCGGCCAGCCCGCGCAGGCCGGCCAGCCCGCGCCCAAGCAGCGCCGGGTGGGCCTCGGCGTCGCCGCCGCGATCGTGGCGGCCGCCCTCATCGGCGGCGCGTCGGGCGCCGGCATCACGGCGCTCATCTCGAGCAACCAGGCTCCCGCGACGAGCGACAGCGCCGGCAGCGCGCAGAACATCGTCGTCAACGACACCGACTCGGTGAACCAGATCACCGCGGTGGCCGCGAAGGCCAGCCCGAGCGTCGTGACCATCTCGGTCAGCGGCGGCCAGGCCGGCGGCACGGGTTCGGGCATCATCCTGTCGGAGGACGGCTACGTGCTCACCAACACGCACGTCGTGACCCTCGACGGCGCCACCGGCGACCCGACCATCCAGGTCAAGACGAGCGACGGCCACCTCTACGCGGCGGAGCTCGTCGGCACCGACCCGCTGTCCGACCTCGCGGTGATCAAGCTCGTCGACGCGTCGGGCCTCACGCCGCTCGAGTTCGCCGACTCCGACAAGCTCAACGTCGGCGACACGGCGATCGCGATCGGCGCGCCGCTCGGCCTCTCGGGCACCGTGACGAACGGCATCATCAGCGCCCTCAACCGCTCGATCGACGTGGCCTCCTCGGCCGCGCCGACGACGCCCGACGACTCCCAGGGCGACTCGGGCGAGGGCGACCAGGGCCAGGGCGACGGCCAGAGCCCGTTCGACTTCTTCTTCGACCTGCCCGACCCCGACAGCGGCGAGTCGCAGGCGCCGCAGGCGTCGGCCGGCCAGGTGTCGCTCCCGGTCATCCAGACGGATGCCGCGATCAACCCGGGCAACTCGGGCGGTGCGCTGCTCGACTCCGAGGGCAAGCTCATCGGCGTGAACGTCGCGATCCTCTCGGCGGGCGGCTCGAGCACCGAGGCCGGCAACATCGGCGTCGGGTTCGCGGTGCCGTCGAACCTCGCGAAGCGCATCTCCGAGGAGATCATCGAGAGCGGGGCGGCCACGCACGGCCTCCTCGGCGCGACGGTCACGTCGGCCGAGGCCGACGGCGAGAGCGACACCGTCGGCGCCCTCATCTCCGAGGTGAGCTCGGGCGGCGCGGCCGAGCAGGCGGGCCTGCAGGCCGGCGACGTGGTCACCGAGTTCAACGGCGTGCCGATCACCGACCAGACCGACCTGACCGCGCAGGTGCGTGCGCTCCCGGGCGGCGCGAAGGCGGAGATCACCTTCACCCGCGACGGCGACTCGCAGACCGCGACCGTGACGCTCGGCACCTTCGAGGGCTGA
- a CDS encoding tyrosine-type recombinase/integrase: MTVPRRPALPASPETVVLTAFESGTLHERTMLLLAATMGLRRTEIASLHPADRRERVIRVHGKNSTVRELTLDKLTYELLIQVEAEQGRDSYYFPGRFGGHVHPATVYKWLKPHLGPEWTLHSCRRRAATVGYRATKNVYAVQQFLGHSSVETTQIYVDVGAEDIAAVAAAASLVSARSTRHVAGLRPEERDDIDDKGEFLADLASLTSRARIYGLELTIR, from the coding sequence GTGACGGTGCCACGCCGGCCCGCCCTCCCCGCCTCGCCCGAAACGGTCGTGCTCACCGCGTTCGAGTCCGGGACGCTGCACGAGAGGACGATGCTGCTCCTGGCCGCGACGATGGGCCTGCGCCGAACCGAGATCGCCAGCCTCCACCCCGCCGACCGACGCGAGCGGGTGATCCGCGTGCACGGCAAGAACAGCACCGTTCGGGAGCTTACCCTCGACAAGCTCACCTACGAGCTCCTCATCCAAGTCGAGGCCGAACAGGGGCGCGACAGCTACTACTTCCCCGGCCGGTTCGGCGGCCACGTTCACCCCGCGACGGTCTACAAGTGGCTGAAGCCTCACCTCGGCCCCGAGTGGACGCTCCACTCCTGCCGACGGCGCGCGGCCACCGTCGGGTATCGCGCGACGAAGAACGTCTACGCCGTCCAACAGTTCCTAGGCCACTCCTCCGTCGAGACCACGCAGATCTACGTCGACGTCGGCGCCGAGGACATCGCAGCCGTCGCCGCAGCCGCGTCGCTCGTCTCGGCACGCAGCACCCGGCATGTCGCCGGCCTACGACCTGAAGAACGCGACGACATCGACGACAAGGGCGAGTTCCTCGCCGACCTGGCGAGTCTCACGAGCCGGGCACGAATCTACGGCCTCGAACTCACCATCCGATGA
- a CDS encoding carbon-nitrogen hydrolase family protein has protein sequence MEPVDAASPGFPIAVAQFAPDADADANLAEITRLAELAVARGARLVVFPEYSSWFTPEPGPEWHAKAERVGGRFTERLAELATRLDVHLVAGMIERLDGEEHRVGNTVVAVAPGGDIVARYRKLHLYDAFGQRESAWVAPGEIAAPEVFEAGGLRFGLQTCYDVRFPEVTRRIVDAGADVVCMPAEWVRGPLKESHWRVLTTARALENTMYVAAADHAPPVGAGNSMVVDPMGVEVATIGEGTDVAVAWVSRERIEAVRRLNPALALRRFDVTERRG, from the coding sequence ATGGAGCCTGTCGACGCGGCCTCGCCCGGATTCCCGATCGCCGTCGCCCAGTTCGCGCCGGATGCCGACGCCGACGCGAACCTCGCCGAGATCACCCGGCTCGCCGAGCTGGCGGTCGCGCGAGGAGCGCGCCTCGTCGTGTTCCCCGAGTACTCGAGCTGGTTCACGCCCGAGCCGGGTCCCGAGTGGCACGCCAAGGCGGAGCGCGTCGGTGGTCGGTTCACGGAGCGGCTCGCCGAGCTGGCGACCCGCCTCGACGTGCACCTCGTCGCCGGCATGATCGAGCGGCTCGACGGCGAGGAGCACCGCGTGGGCAACACCGTGGTCGCCGTCGCGCCGGGCGGGGACATCGTCGCTCGGTACCGCAAGCTGCACCTGTACGACGCATTCGGGCAGCGCGAGTCCGCGTGGGTGGCGCCGGGCGAGATCGCCGCTCCCGAGGTCTTCGAGGCGGGCGGCCTGCGGTTCGGGCTGCAGACCTGCTACGACGTGCGGTTCCCCGAGGTGACGCGGCGCATCGTCGACGCGGGCGCCGACGTGGTCTGCATGCCCGCCGAGTGGGTGCGCGGACCGCTGAAGGAGTCGCACTGGCGCGTGCTCACGACGGCCCGCGCCCTCGAGAACACGATGTACGTCGCGGCCGCCGACCACGCCCCGCCGGTAGGTGCGGGCAACAGCATGGTCGTCGACCCGATGGGCGTCGAGGTGGCCACGATCGGCGAGGGCACGGATGTCGCGGTCGCCTGGGTGTCGCGCGAGCGCATCGAGGCCGTGCGGCGGCTCAACCCGGCGCTCGCGCTCCGCCGTTTCGACGTGACCGAGCGCCGCGGCTGA
- a CDS encoding glycosyltransferase family 2 protein produces the protein MPEQHHEAAASPLVGVSYVMPVLNDASHVRAAVESILEQDYAGPVEVLIALGPSIDGTAELVADLAARDARVRVLENEVGSTPSGLNIGIRAAQFPVVVRVDSHSMLPVDYARVAVGVLERTGADNVGGIMDARGETPFEQAVALAYTTKVGLGGSAFHVGGAEGPAETVYLGVFRRAALERVGLFDETIKRGQDWELNRRLRETGGTVWFTPELAVTYRPRSSVERLARQMFSTGLWRGELARRFPSANGIRYFIPPAMVVGVTLGLILGIIGLVQAAMGATPWLLLGFLVPAAYLLFVVVATLAYARVRGAAVAWRFLVVLPCIHVSWGVGFVLGYLSLTSNIAKHTGR, from the coding sequence ATGCCCGAGCAGCACCATGAGGCGGCAGCGTCGCCGCTCGTCGGCGTCTCCTACGTCATGCCCGTGCTGAACGACGCCTCGCACGTGCGCGCGGCGGTGGAGTCGATCCTCGAGCAGGACTACGCCGGCCCCGTCGAGGTGCTCATCGCGCTCGGTCCGTCGATCGACGGCACCGCCGAGCTCGTGGCCGACCTCGCCGCCCGCGACGCTCGCGTGCGCGTGCTCGAGAACGAGGTGGGCTCCACCCCCTCGGGCCTCAACATCGGCATCCGCGCCGCGCAGTTCCCCGTGGTGGTGCGCGTCGACTCGCACTCGATGCTGCCCGTCGACTACGCCCGCGTCGCCGTGGGCGTGCTCGAGCGCACGGGCGCCGACAACGTCGGCGGCATCATGGACGCCCGTGGCGAGACGCCATTCGAGCAGGCCGTTGCCCTCGCCTACACGACGAAGGTCGGCCTCGGCGGATCGGCGTTCCACGTCGGCGGCGCCGAGGGGCCGGCCGAGACCGTGTACCTCGGCGTGTTCCGCCGCGCTGCGCTCGAGCGCGTCGGCCTCTTCGACGAGACCATCAAGCGCGGCCAGGACTGGGAGCTCAACCGCCGCCTCCGCGAGACCGGCGGCACCGTCTGGTTCACGCCCGAGCTCGCGGTCACCTACCGCCCCCGGTCGAGCGTGGAGCGCCTCGCACGTCAGATGTTCTCGACGGGCCTGTGGCGCGGCGAGCTCGCCCGGCGCTTCCCGTCGGCCAACGGCATCCGCTACTTCATCCCGCCGGCCATGGTCGTGGGCGTGACCCTCGGGCTCATCCTCGGCATCATCGGCCTCGTGCAGGCCGCCATGGGCGCGACGCCGTGGCTGCTCCTCGGCTTCCTCGTGCCCGCGGCCTACCTGCTCTTCGTCGTCGTCGCCACGCTCGCCTACGCCCGCGTGCGCGGAGCCGCCGTGGCGTGGAGGTTTCTCGTAGTCTTGCCCTGCATACACGTCTCGTGGGGCGTCGGCTTCGTGCTCGGCTACCTCTCGCTGACGAGCAACATCGCCAAGCACACGGGAAGGTGA
- a CDS encoding ABC transporter permease produces MSAVSVGSAGDSHPLQRTAWIRYRHSLWLLTTRDLKVRYSTSALGYLWSILDPLVMAGIYWFVFTQVFQRPVGTEPYIVFLLAALLPWMWFNGAISDSTRAFLKDAKLVRSTMIPRTIWVNRIVLSKGIEFLLSLPVLALFVIFSPGSRVGWELVFFPLAILLQVILTCGVALIVAPLVVFFRDLERAVKLVLRFLFYASPIIYGVENLPEELHVWAAFNPLSGIFGLYRAGFFPHELDWFNVVISAVMSLALLGIGLLVFRGSVRQVLKEI; encoded by the coding sequence ATGAGCGCGGTATCCGTCGGGAGTGCTGGAGACTCGCATCCGCTCCAGCGGACGGCGTGGATCCGCTACCGGCACTCCCTCTGGCTCCTCACGACCCGCGACCTGAAGGTGCGCTACTCGACCTCGGCGCTCGGGTACCTCTGGTCGATCCTCGACCCCCTCGTGATGGCCGGCATCTACTGGTTCGTCTTCACCCAGGTGTTCCAGCGACCCGTGGGCACCGAGCCGTACATCGTGTTCCTCCTCGCGGCACTGCTGCCGTGGATGTGGTTCAACGGCGCGATCTCCGACTCGACGCGCGCCTTCCTGAAGGACGCGAAGCTCGTGCGGTCGACGATGATCCCGCGCACGATCTGGGTGAACCGCATCGTGCTCTCGAAGGGCATCGAGTTCCTGCTGTCGCTGCCCGTGCTCGCGCTCTTCGTGATCTTCTCGCCCGGGTCGCGGGTGGGGTGGGAGCTCGTGTTCTTCCCGCTCGCGATCCTGCTCCAGGTGATCCTCACGTGCGGGGTCGCGCTCATCGTCGCGCCGCTCGTGGTGTTCTTCCGCGACCTCGAGCGGGCGGTGAAGCTCGTGCTGCGGTTCCTCTTCTACGCGTCGCCGATCATCTACGGCGTCGAGAACCTGCCGGAGGAGCTCCACGTCTGGGCGGCGTTCAATCCCCTCTCGGGCATCTTCGGCCTCTATCGCGCGGGCTTCTTCCCGCACGAGCTCGACTGGTTCAACGTCGTGATCTCGGCGGTGATGTCGCTCGCCCTGCTCGGCATCGGCCTCCTCGTCTTCCGCGGCAGCGTGCGCCAGGTGCTGAAGGAGATCTGA